The following are encoded together in the Capsulimonas corticalis genome:
- a CDS encoding IS5 family transposase: MAKELVSDELWELVAPLIPAPKPKKISGRPRVADRKALTGILFILRTGIPWEYLPQEMGCGSGMTCWRRLRDWNEAGVWQRLHLLMLDKLGIADQINWERASIDASLVPAKHGGSKTGKNPTDRGKPGSKRHLVVDQSGHILVAELTAANVNETTLLPEQVDAIPAIRSPRGRWGRRRRRSTKLHADKGYASKNNRRQLRKRGITPRIARPGVESSQKLGRHRWVVERAFALVNQFRRLRVRDERQGKLYQAFLLIAATWINARALNLIT, encoded by the coding sequence ATGGCAAAAGAATTAGTCTCGGACGAACTTTGGGAACTCGTCGCGCCTCTCATTCCGGCGCCCAAGCCCAAAAAGATCTCCGGTCGACCCCGTGTTGCGGATCGTAAGGCGTTGACTGGCATTCTGTTTATCCTGCGCACCGGCATTCCCTGGGAATATCTGCCCCAGGAAATGGGATGTGGATCCGGGATGACCTGCTGGCGACGCCTGCGCGACTGGAACGAAGCGGGCGTCTGGCAGCGATTACATCTGCTGATGCTCGACAAACTCGGCATTGCCGATCAGATCAACTGGGAGCGCGCTAGTATCGACGCCTCTCTGGTTCCGGCGAAACACGGCGGGTCGAAGACGGGCAAGAACCCGACGGATCGCGGCAAGCCTGGAAGCAAGCGCCATCTGGTGGTGGACCAATCCGGCCATATCTTGGTTGCCGAACTCACGGCGGCCAACGTGAACGAGACGACTTTGCTGCCCGAACAAGTGGACGCCATTCCCGCGATCCGCAGTCCGAGGGGAAGGTGGGGACGTCGGCGACGGCGCTCAACGAAGCTGCATGCCGATAAAGGCTACGCGTCCAAAAATAATCGTCGTCAGTTGCGTAAGCGTGGCATTACGCCGCGCATTGCTCGTCCTGGCGTCGAAAGCAGCCAGAAACTGGGACGTCATCGCTGGGTTGTCGAGCGGGCATTCGCTCTGGTCAATCAATTTCGTCGGCTTCGAGTGCGCGATGAACGTCAAGGGAAGCTTTATCAAGCTTTCTTGCTGATCGCGGCAACATGGATTAACGCACGAGCACTCAATTTAATCACATGA
- a CDS encoding SDR family NAD(P)-dependent oxidoreductase, translating into MTVTLKMQDPRTQYPHPPYPVDPQKAPGSETKMTLKPNHGEQTYRGSGRLAGRAALITGADSGIGKAVALAFAREGADVLISYLNEDEDAKDTERWVTEAGRNAVLVPGDIQDPDHCHKLVQRAIKEFGHLDILVNNAAHQAMRQDITGFTPEELEKTFRTNVFAMFYLCQEAELRAPIKSGILGNSPIWQKN; encoded by the coding sequence ATGACCGTGACATTGAAAATGCAAGACCCGAGAACGCAGTATCCACACCCGCCCTATCCGGTAGATCCGCAGAAGGCGCCGGGCTCTGAGACGAAGATGACCCTGAAGCCTAATCATGGTGAGCAGACTTACCGAGGAAGCGGCAGGCTAGCCGGCCGCGCCGCACTGATCACCGGCGCGGACAGCGGCATCGGCAAGGCCGTCGCGCTGGCGTTCGCCCGCGAAGGCGCGGACGTGCTGATCTCCTACTTGAATGAGGACGAAGACGCGAAGGATACGGAGCGCTGGGTGACGGAAGCTGGGCGCAATGCCGTGCTTGTCCCCGGCGACATCCAAGATCCCGACCACTGCCATAAACTTGTGCAGCGCGCCATCAAGGAATTTGGCCATCTGGATATCCTGGTTAATAACGCCGCCCATCAGGCGATGCGTCAGGACATTACCGGATTCACCCCCGAAGAGTTGGAGAAGACTTTTCGAACGAATGTCTTCGCCATGTTCTATCTGTGTCAGGAAGCCGAACTTAGAGCTCCTATCAAAAGTGGCATATTGGGTAACAGCCCAATATGGCAAAAGAATTAG
- a CDS encoding cysteine hydrolase family protein has protein sequence MSEQTPPVALLLIDVINDLEFEGGDKLLEYAIPMAKQIVLLKTRAREAQIPVIYVNDNFGIWRSNFNTLIERCIRENLRGKRIVELLTPTEKDYLVLKPKHSGFFSTHLELLLNHLNINTLIMTGIAGNICVLVTAHDAYMRGYNLYIPQDCIASNSLELNNQAIAQMEGVAEVNVRNSTEIDLLKTAREAANQSKRQNPILLMDAQASR, from the coding sequence ATGTCCGAACAGACCCCACCTGTCGCTCTCCTGCTGATCGATGTCATTAACGATTTGGAATTCGAAGGGGGCGACAAACTTTTAGAATACGCGATCCCCATGGCAAAGCAGATCGTTCTATTAAAGACACGTGCAAGAGAAGCGCAAATTCCGGTTATCTACGTTAACGATAACTTCGGCATATGGCGCTCCAACTTCAACACGCTCATCGAACGGTGCATACGAGAAAATCTGCGTGGAAAACGGATCGTGGAGCTGCTGACGCCCACAGAAAAAGATTACTTGGTTCTCAAGCCAAAGCACTCCGGCTTTTTCTCTACCCACCTCGAATTGCTGCTCAACCATTTGAACATCAACACGCTCATCATGACAGGCATCGCAGGAAATATCTGCGTTCTAGTTACAGCGCATGACGCATATATGCGCGGTTACAATTTATATATTCCACAGGACTGCATTGCGTCGAATTCGCTGGAACTCAATAACCAGGCGATCGCACAAATGGAAGGCGTGGCGGAGGTGAATGTCCGAAATTCCACGGAGATTGATCTTCTAAAGACCGCAAGAGAGGCTGCAAATCAATCCAAGCGCCAGAATCCGATCTTGCTAATGGATGCTCAAGCGTCTCGCTAG
- a CDS encoding pentapeptide repeat-containing protein: protein MKYFKGDLTYAILRNCDFEPSGNQRAILTEVNFSSADLTGSNLRHVHMSHVSFRAADLTNVCLDGVTICDNDSPPSVDRITSFDHAKLVGAHLYGACLRETSLCHADMTDAKGLIAPALAGCDLTGATLPADVDVSKPLKNIEELSKNIGKLIVGMVSAAFYALISISGVSPGDFISSRGTVALPFTGTSVSLAQFLFYSPLLLTGSYIYVHAYLRSLWIELKDLPRHFPDSYEYNRKTYPWITNDAPQVFHSLVTLNSWLFGFLLSCASFLVIWAFPLIALIECWSINRNKSALSDNKSYFVLPIAICIVTMILSIAHTIRVLTYHCENKKTGYRIAKLKRITVLYKITSWPNRVVYLRLYRVKIFHNYKHIIVAPMKENAPNRTPKSAIRIINPLTALIISIYMVFSLLNQISNIPRQTLNLSGMNLSEKLTSGSFSYEKDVIGLHAAQKDLRRITFQRSYFPHSDFSNSNLEYDSLEYARAQHSIFNHASLNNIRAIDGQFDYCDFTNSQMAEADLSSASMQHANLNNVTFTDLKANSCNFRGASFTGSTMVGDFSSADLTDTTFDQSGIIIANSANTIHETYEWNIKGANLRGAHFENTAHFQNENYLNGSRNWMLAYYRPETAFKLFGQLGHNSRVPSKNFSYYQLKSPIELNECDMSSFNLDHSRLERVSILDSNLTDCNFNSAILRGVYFSGSPTDEKHVGVLALNIKFDGATLESSDDKTQTIFENYDLSGGTFANATITGVQFTNCVFNNVIFNGATLTDAQFTDCPQLNQILPGATGTWQVISNGVPHCYQRETKNAKVKLVPCSKSTPN from the coding sequence TTGAAGTACTTCAAAGGCGACCTCACCTATGCAATCCTTCGGAACTGCGATTTTGAACCGTCAGGCAATCAACGCGCTATCTTAACGGAAGTCAATTTTTCATCCGCCGACCTCACCGGCTCAAATTTGCGCCATGTGCATATGAGCCATGTGAGCTTCCGCGCCGCCGATCTCACGAATGTATGCTTGGACGGCGTCACGATATGCGATAACGATTCGCCGCCTTCAGTCGACAGGATCACATCCTTCGATCACGCCAAACTGGTAGGCGCACATCTCTACGGCGCCTGCCTGCGCGAAACATCTTTATGTCACGCCGACATGACTGACGCCAAAGGCCTCATTGCGCCAGCCCTCGCCGGATGCGATCTCACCGGCGCAACATTGCCGGCCGATGTCGATGTTTCAAAGCCTCTCAAAAATATCGAAGAGCTTTCCAAAAACATCGGCAAACTTATTGTTGGTATGGTATCGGCCGCATTTTACGCTTTAATCAGTATTTCTGGCGTCTCGCCAGGCGATTTCATCTCAAGTCGCGGGACTGTCGCTCTCCCATTTACAGGAACGAGTGTTTCGTTAGCCCAATTCTTATTCTATTCACCGCTTCTACTTACAGGTTCTTATATTTACGTTCATGCCTATTTGCGGTCATTATGGATAGAGCTGAAAGATCTACCCAGACACTTTCCCGATAGTTATGAGTACAACCGAAAGACATACCCATGGATTACAAATGACGCCCCTCAGGTATTTCATAGCCTTGTAACATTGAATTCTTGGCTCTTTGGCTTTTTATTGTCATGCGCATCTTTCTTAGTTATTTGGGCATTTCCACTTATAGCATTGATTGAATGCTGGTCGATTAATCGTAATAAGAGTGCACTTAGCGACAATAAATCATATTTTGTATTACCTATTGCTATTTGCATTGTTACAATGATTCTATCTATAGCGCATACGATTCGAGTACTCACTTATCATTGCGAAAATAAAAAAACAGGATATAGAATTGCAAAACTAAAACGAATTACCGTACTTTACAAGATTACGTCATGGCCAAACAGAGTCGTCTATTTGCGGCTATATAGAGTTAAAATATTTCATAACTACAAACATATAATTGTAGCGCCAATGAAAGAAAACGCTCCAAACCGGACGCCTAAATCAGCAATCAGAATAATAAATCCTCTAACAGCATTAATCATATCTATCTATATGGTATTTAGTTTATTAAATCAAATCAGCAATATACCGAGACAGACTCTCAATTTAAGTGGCATGAATCTATCAGAAAAATTGACTTCAGGATCTTTCAGTTATGAAAAAGATGTGATTGGACTTCATGCCGCACAAAAAGATTTACGACGTATTACATTTCAGAGATCTTACTTCCCGCATTCAGATTTTTCAAATTCTAATCTCGAATATGATTCTCTTGAATATGCTAGAGCACAACACTCGATTTTTAACCATGCCAGCTTGAACAACATTCGAGCTATTGATGGGCAGTTTGACTACTGTGATTTTACAAATAGCCAAATGGCAGAGGCAGATTTATCTTCGGCGAGTATGCAACATGCAAATCTAAATAATGTCACCTTCACAGATCTGAAAGCTAACAGTTGCAACTTTCGTGGCGCATCATTCACAGGTTCTACTATGGTTGGGGATTTTAGTAGTGCGGATCTCACGGATACAACATTCGATCAATCCGGAATCATTATTGCTAATTCTGCCAACACCATTCACGAGACTTACGAATGGAATATCAAGGGCGCAAATCTACGAGGCGCTCATTTTGAGAACACAGCGCATTTTCAAAATGAGAATTATTTAAACGGGTCAAGAAATTGGATGCTTGCATATTACAGACCGGAAACAGCATTCAAATTGTTTGGTCAGCTGGGACATAATAGCCGTGTTCCATCAAAGAATTTTTCTTATTATCAATTAAAATCTCCTATAGAATTGAATGAGTGCGATATGTCCAGCTTCAATTTAGATCATAGTCGGCTAGAAAGAGTGAGTATTCTTGACAGCAACTTGACGGATTGCAATTTTAATAGCGCCATATTACGGGGAGTATATTTCTCTGGATCGCCAACAGACGAAAAACATGTCGGTGTATTGGCCTTAAATATAAAATTCGATGGCGCCACCCTGGAATCATCCGATGACAAGACACAAACTATCTTTGAAAATTATGATCTCTCTGGAGGCACGTTTGCCAATGCTACGATAACGGGAGTTCAATTTACTAACTGCGTGTTTAATAATGTTATATTTAATGGAGCAACGCTAACAGATGCTCAATTTACAGACTGCCCACAACTTAACCAGATCCTTCCTGGAGCAACCGGGACATGGCAAGTGATATCGAATGGCGTCCCACACTGTTACCAACGAGAGACGAAAAATGCAAAGGTAAAGTTAGTACCGTGCTCGAAATCAACGCCAAACTAA
- a CDS encoding DUF3376 domain-containing protein encodes MVGGTSLAIYEHGVAQELFRMVHGLGMYGLLKRITQSHAYVDIVSGTSAGGINGVGLCTALTCGSELEPMRAVWVSGADIDNLLQDPKDGNVTSILKGESYYFPLVQRLFQQLSKTDSPGPYPTAYTVPSGWWETSKGAKPNVVYADLDLFVTGTYYEPLTKAYFDSRSKAVFNHDYAGVFQFKHRPRQNQSHFRYDYSDDHPLAARPTDTDAQSEAKAKARAGDSSTAAAESAPERRRGVADRLARVARTTSSLPALFEPSEVDPVLMGGIIETPAADRPVYMSDGGFLNNRPLNLVLKEVARRPASQEVLRKVVFVEPSPENRESGVAAGAKPNALQNTGFYFDVPHRQSLTECLATITEHNAKALKFKEVLSAARKTFAPNGSALNAPADKNLWVEICLQVLRDTIIGIWSRALKIEDTAMNSDDNIAISQSNQADVASKAPVQQLRVLRSRLYARLRANCLDYQAEVTEATSTSIGWEQGCFHIEFVDPTYIVRKSTRAFKEIYEAIFPQADFADILFSNTDNTPQNAAEQKPKTEQELRNQLLTHLSNDGDSRNEQYQLLQGILRQINHVRDLADIIANTLVGVLGGMVNVDEFTALVSQSDTDAKSSQGKTTQSETEQSNSDGATQTISAVDNNLDNLWKLLVNNIYYVLSLTNNENYSFDPAATPTQGSSNAEAGTMEYEARQIKKISEDNCRKLLNPKEKMSPPSGFTPEQSILALLEDRIDRLVSEAALILTPSITYYRNLLDSCEQASPCGAPVPKRPIALEWATKIVGNFKEIGKGLQALDIRLFPTQHASDLANLDRIELLYVTPRDCTLGASFETAKNKLAGDVLGNLGGFLKRSWRVNDIMWGRLDSSGAFADMLLQQTRLIRILDAGQAAGNQMFGAIDRYITTGRIDTGTSDPDAIGVLLGGYWTADVKAAVKQWLSSNYAKDRTGLVDSESRNLVRDMILRRHHLEILEREVPEALAEAISEAAQWRCNGDTRYEEIRESTHDNEAASSANQTPILSIAQEASTIIDQLQTLSTPTRSESNIEIMRRTASRMVQDLFTQPDTNNTMRGKVTDRHGVSANIPGLLKVRRVAAAAILMIVKKTSSPNEASPGEIERYFSNGYAIGREEIAINIPPLVSIRRIAAAILIVLNVLDNCLTQLPVSKSATDLCRKYVLAPFRIAAGALYGFLTVLGGGKRLEVAVHTVAWTIIFGGVALVLALPSANKAPVWIAIGIAGFCEAIISWATSNRKFVQSLCLPGAVALILWMLAEPTKNIEWRWSAAGLLLLISCLTAISALLPPRSVPAILQRAAVVLGIGALLTLGVTYFGHNALPAPWSVIPFLQHVNIWILAAAALTLSAIMAVIGAPLNTPVASAGVASLELAPSLDAAERIISSWPAKRRSIRFGASLATDWIYIAIYVSLLNDFVAYVQSLGPNPAIHTSILSIALSLLAWAPLIAGFLDAAPENLGMLYVYRQRSKSFRTRPKFDFMAPRIIRWSSLNKFALTFLVMLVAAGSLWFKWGNDIRRPSSKVANIVKLISRPNPSLY; translated from the coding sequence ATGGTCGGCGGCACCTCACTCGCCATCTACGAACATGGCGTCGCGCAAGAGCTCTTTCGGATGGTGCATGGCCTGGGCATGTACGGCCTGCTCAAACGCATCACCCAAAGCCACGCCTATGTTGATATCGTCAGCGGCACCTCCGCTGGCGGCATCAACGGCGTTGGCCTCTGCACCGCACTGACATGCGGCTCCGAGCTGGAGCCCATGCGCGCCGTCTGGGTGAGCGGAGCCGACATCGATAATCTGCTGCAGGATCCTAAAGACGGGAATGTGACGTCTATTCTCAAGGGGGAAAGCTACTATTTCCCTCTTGTCCAGCGCCTGTTCCAGCAACTCTCCAAAACCGACTCGCCAGGTCCATATCCAACGGCATACACGGTTCCCTCGGGCTGGTGGGAGACGTCCAAAGGAGCAAAGCCGAACGTAGTTTACGCGGACTTAGACCTCTTTGTCACCGGCACATACTATGAACCATTGACAAAAGCCTACTTTGATTCCCGCAGCAAAGCGGTCTTCAATCACGACTACGCCGGCGTCTTCCAATTCAAACACCGCCCCCGCCAGAACCAAAGCCATTTTCGATATGACTACAGCGACGATCACCCGCTCGCCGCCAGGCCCACGGACACAGATGCTCAAAGCGAAGCAAAAGCCAAAGCGCGCGCCGGCGACTCCAGCACCGCCGCCGCCGAGAGCGCGCCCGAACGCCGGCGCGGCGTCGCGGACCGTCTCGCCCGCGTCGCCCGCACCACCTCTTCCCTGCCCGCCCTCTTCGAGCCGTCCGAAGTCGACCCGGTTCTGATGGGCGGTATTATTGAGACGCCCGCAGCCGATCGCCCCGTCTACATGTCGGATGGCGGATTTCTCAATAACCGCCCATTAAACCTTGTGCTGAAGGAAGTTGCGCGCCGCCCGGCCTCTCAGGAGGTGTTGAGAAAAGTCGTCTTTGTAGAACCATCGCCGGAAAACCGCGAGTCCGGCGTTGCGGCGGGCGCTAAGCCCAACGCGCTGCAAAACACCGGTTTCTACTTCGATGTGCCGCATCGTCAGAGTCTCACGGAGTGCCTGGCGACCATTACCGAACACAACGCCAAGGCCCTGAAATTCAAGGAAGTTCTGAGCGCCGCTCGAAAAACATTCGCACCGAACGGGTCGGCCCTGAACGCCCCGGCGGACAAAAACCTCTGGGTCGAAATCTGCCTGCAAGTCCTTCGCGATACGATCATCGGTATTTGGAGCCGCGCTTTAAAAATTGAAGACACTGCTATGAATAGCGATGACAACATTGCCATCAGTCAATCTAACCAAGCCGACGTCGCCTCCAAAGCCCCCGTCCAGCAGCTGCGTGTCCTCCGCTCTCGCCTATACGCACGCCTCCGCGCCAACTGTCTCGACTACCAAGCTGAGGTAACCGAAGCCACGTCCACATCGATAGGATGGGAGCAGGGATGCTTCCATATCGAGTTTGTCGACCCAACGTACATCGTCCGAAAGTCCACACGCGCTTTTAAGGAGATCTACGAAGCGATCTTCCCGCAGGCGGACTTCGCCGATATCCTCTTCAGCAATACAGACAACACTCCGCAAAACGCTGCGGAACAGAAGCCCAAGACGGAGCAAGAACTGCGAAATCAGCTTCTCACACATCTCTCAAACGATGGCGATAGCAGGAATGAACAATATCAGCTACTGCAGGGCATTCTCCGGCAGATCAACCACGTTCGTGATCTCGCCGACATCATCGCCAACACGCTCGTCGGCGTGCTGGGCGGCATGGTAAATGTCGACGAATTCACAGCCCTTGTTTCTCAATCGGACACAGACGCAAAATCCTCTCAAGGGAAAACAACGCAAAGTGAAACCGAGCAAAGCAATTCCGATGGAGCCACGCAGACGATCTCGGCAGTCGACAATAACCTCGACAATCTTTGGAAGCTGCTGGTCAACAATATTTATTACGTACTGTCCCTGACCAACAACGAGAATTACAGTTTCGACCCTGCCGCTACCCCCACTCAAGGCTCCTCGAACGCTGAAGCCGGGACGATGGAATATGAGGCGCGGCAAATCAAAAAGATATCAGAGGACAACTGTCGCAAGCTCTTGAACCCGAAGGAAAAGATGTCGCCGCCCAGTGGCTTTACGCCTGAGCAATCCATCCTTGCGCTTCTGGAAGACCGGATCGACCGCCTGGTCAGCGAAGCCGCGCTGATCCTTACGCCGTCCATCACTTATTACCGAAACTTGCTGGACAGCTGCGAGCAGGCGTCCCCCTGCGGCGCGCCGGTTCCCAAACGGCCGATCGCATTGGAATGGGCGACGAAAATCGTGGGCAATTTCAAAGAGATCGGTAAGGGACTACAGGCGCTGGATATCCGCCTCTTCCCTACCCAACACGCCTCCGACCTCGCCAATCTGGACCGTATCGAGCTTCTCTACGTCACCCCACGCGACTGCACCCTCGGCGCTTCCTTTGAAACCGCGAAAAACAAGCTCGCCGGCGACGTCCTCGGCAACCTCGGCGGCTTCCTCAAACGCTCCTGGCGCGTCAACGACATCATGTGGGGACGCCTCGACTCCTCGGGAGCGTTCGCCGACATGCTGCTCCAGCAAACTCGCCTGATTCGAATATTGGACGCAGGACAAGCGGCGGGCAACCAGATGTTTGGCGCCATCGATCGCTACATCACCACAGGCCGCATCGACACGGGAACGAGCGATCCCGATGCGATTGGCGTGTTACTCGGCGGGTACTGGACGGCGGACGTAAAAGCGGCGGTCAAACAATGGCTCTCCAGCAACTATGCCAAGGATCGGACGGGGCTGGTGGATTCGGAATCGCGTAACCTCGTTCGTGATATGATTCTGCGCCGCCACCACCTCGAAATTCTTGAACGTGAAGTGCCAGAAGCTCTCGCGGAGGCAATATCAGAAGCAGCGCAGTGGCGCTGCAATGGCGATACGCGATACGAGGAGATTAGGGAAAGCACGCACGATAATGAAGCAGCATCATCCGCCAATCAGACTCCCATCTTGTCGATCGCCCAAGAAGCCTCAACGATCATCGATCAGCTTCAGACGCTAAGCACTCCAACACGCTCCGAATCCAATATTGAGATCATGCGCCGTACGGCAAGTAGAATGGTGCAAGATTTGTTCACGCAGCCAGACACGAACAATACCATGAGAGGAAAAGTAACAGATCGACATGGCGTGTCCGCAAATATTCCAGGTCTGCTTAAAGTCCGTCGCGTCGCCGCAGCGGCAATCCTGATGATTGTAAAAAAGACTTCTTCCCCCAATGAGGCGTCTCCTGGAGAAATCGAACGATATTTCAGCAACGGTTACGCGATTGGCCGAGAAGAGATCGCGATAAATATCCCGCCGCTTGTCTCAATCCGTCGCATCGCCGCAGCCATCCTGATCGTACTCAACGTACTGGATAACTGCCTTACGCAATTGCCAGTCAGCAAATCTGCAACCGACCTGTGTCGAAAATATGTTCTTGCGCCGTTTCGAATCGCCGCTGGAGCGCTTTATGGTTTTCTCACGGTTCTCGGTGGAGGCAAGCGGCTGGAAGTTGCCGTCCATACAGTCGCATGGACGATAATCTTCGGCGGCGTGGCGCTGGTGCTTGCGCTCCCAAGCGCAAACAAAGCGCCCGTATGGATCGCCATCGGCATTGCGGGCTTTTGTGAGGCCATCATTAGCTGGGCCACATCAAACCGAAAATTTGTGCAATCCCTCTGTCTGCCGGGAGCAGTCGCGCTCATCCTGTGGATGCTGGCGGAACCGACCAAGAATATCGAATGGCGTTGGAGTGCTGCCGGGTTGCTGCTGCTCATCAGCTGTCTCACAGCCATATCAGCGCTACTCCCGCCACGATCAGTCCCGGCGATTCTACAGCGCGCCGCCGTGGTGCTCGGTATAGGCGCATTATTGACTTTGGGTGTCACGTACTTCGGCCACAACGCGCTTCCGGCGCCCTGGAGCGTTATTCCATTCTTACAGCATGTCAATATCTGGATCCTGGCCGCCGCAGCGCTTACCCTTTCGGCGATCATGGCCGTTATTGGGGCGCCCCTAAATACGCCAGTCGCATCTGCCGGCGTCGCCTCCTTGGAGCTTGCTCCTTCACTCGATGCGGCGGAACGGATTATTTCCTCGTGGCCGGCAAAACGACGCAGCATTCGCTTCGGCGCCTCACTCGCGACGGACTGGATATATATAGCGATCTACGTTTCCTTGCTAAATGACTTCGTCGCCTATGTACAAAGCCTTGGGCCCAATCCTGCAATACATACGTCAATTCTCTCAATCGCCTTGAGTCTTCTCGCCTGGGCTCCTTTGATCGCCGGCTTCCTCGACGCCGCGCCCGAAAACCTGGGCATGCTATACGTTTACCGCCAGCGATCTAAATCCTTTCGCACACGGCCGAAATTCGACTTCATGGCTCCCCGGATCATCCGCTGGTCCTCTCTCAACAAATTCGCCCTCACGTTCCTGGTCATGCTCGTCGCCGCCGGCAGCCTTTGGTTTAAATGGGGCAATGACATACGCCGTCCTTCATCCAAAGTCGCGAACATCGTTAAACTGATTAGCCGTCCCAATCCATCGTTATATTGA